A region of the Bombus affinis isolate iyBomAffi1 chromosome 7, iyBomAffi1.2, whole genome shotgun sequence genome:
tttgatattaatatttgtaagCCAGAGGTCCCCACTTATCGGACAACTCCTTACTCGCTTACCATCAGTGCGAAATGTAGAGAACTTCTTACCCTTTTATATGTTTTCacacaaatatttttctcatgGGTATTTCTTATAGAATTTGAAGGAATTCAAGGAAAATCCATTATTCAAAACTATCATCGCTGAGAGAattacctatatatatattctacgAACAGTAAGTCATATAGAAAACTTTAGTTCCAATTCAAACCAGTATTGTACTGAATCGATAACATCGCATGTGATAGAAAAATGATAAGGAACAATGATAATGTGAAATACGAAAATGCATTGCATATTGTATATCACGTCTATTCTGCACCTCGTCGGTATAGACCTGTAATTCACTACACGAAAATATAAACATATCTCGACATTCACTAGGGAAAACCGTCTGAAAATTGAATCAtgaaaaatcaacatggaagACAGCAAGGTTCTCGTTCTTGCGAGGCAGACAGACATGAGTAAAGTGTCTCTGTTCTGCtcacactatatatatatatatatatatatatatatatatagagagagagagagagagagagaccttTCTTGTCTTCCATGTTGATTTTGCACGAGTCAATCTTTAGACGATTTCTTCTATGTTTCCGGTTTAGGAGTGTTTAAACCTGTTTACGTAACCATGACCGATGTTTCGTTTATGACAAATCTGTCAATTCATTAACGAAGAaatattgtaacaaaataaaatagtattggcttaaaacaaataattattaaaaatattgtagtttcatatatgatgcaataatttaaatacaataattttaaagaaaatatactGAAAATAAAAAGGCACCAGTTGTAAGCTATACACAAAATCACTAGAATCTTACGAGAAGTGTCACTGTTCAACAACAGAGTTACCAACATATATCCTAGGTCTAGACTAACAGAATATatcatgtacatatacatacagaATACGTAAAGATGTCAAAAAAGTAAAGCTAGTATCAGTAAATATTATTGTTGGCGTCATTCCAGTAACATTTAAGATacttgttatatattattgtattacATATCATAGATTAGCATCAAAGTAATAAATCTGTCAATTTGATATCGAAAACGCCTTAGATCAAAAATTTTCGTATTACATTACAAAAATGAATAAACGAATGTTCCTTATTGCTGTCTTATTGACTGTACTTGTTAATAAAGGTAAAATTAAATCAATTAAATCTGTTATTGTGTAAAGAGTATGGTTAATCTagtttttgatattatttttataatatacattatattttagGAGACAGCTTATACTGCTACAGATGTAATAGTAATCAACCTGGGTGTGGCACTCCTTTAAATTGGTTATGGTACTGGGGAGAAACTTGTCCAGAATATGatgataaatgtataaaaattattgagagAAAAGGAGGTAATTTCTttttcatatatgtatcgtATTCTTAGATACaactaaaaattaatttattatcaatatattaattatatttttaatatatatttcagcTGAAACCATGATAACACGTGATTGTTTAAGTTCTGTTCGTAGCTTTAGAAAAGATATTCCAGCTGATCGGTATGAAGGTTGCCGACCAGCTGCAAAAGATGTTCAATTAGGACATTATGTAAATAATTCTATTTGGCAATTAGATATTCATAGAGATTATTATGATGAAGTAACATGGTGTTTTTGTTACTTTGACCATAGATGTAACAATGCTGATAATATTACTGTATCAACAGTATTATTACTTTTGGGTATCATAATACAACAATTTGCAACACGAAATGTGTtctaaatattaaatttgtacCATAAATTTATTGGTTCTTTTTTGGAAAATTAAGTTCAGTCTATTTACTTCGATTAGCATTTGGATGCAATAAATCTAAGTAGTAAATTGCTGTATATAGTGTAAATAATCATTTCAATATGAGGAGtaactatttttatatataaaacatatagATCGCtgtctttttaaataatcaatcAGGAAATATTAGATGTTTTTATATGTAAGATTCCGTCCATTTTTGAAGAAAAAACTGCCttttaaatgtatatttaacaAAGCAAGTgttaacttttatatttttatatttttatcacatATATGTTAGATGCATATAATTAATTGTATCAAAACTTTAATAAAACTGATATTTTATAGATGCGTTGTATCtatttatgaaaattatcaAGGCATAAATTACACTTTAAATATGATTTATGTTTAAGGGAAGAGAAGgggaatttaaaaattcatagttATACAAAAAGAGTagctttattttttaaaaattgcttTATGACAGATGAACCTTAAATAGTACATGAAAATTTGACAATAAGGAAAATTGAGCAGTTCAGTGCAAGAGGAAGCTATGCCACAAAAGATGGAAAaagtttttattaattttgaaatttcctgGTATTTGTTTATTATCCGTTCATATATAACTACATAGCAAAATTCCTACCTGCGCTGTGATTTTTGAAATAACTGAAATAGCTTTTATGTAGTTGCTTTTTTAATCCAATTTTCATATTTAGacatatagaaaataaaataaaacatacaATATTACGCCAGACACAttacttttatattaataagtttaaattaaaaaattgtaatctTAATTATGCAATTTCTATTAAAACAAATTTTCATGAAAGTCTTGATATTTCAAGAAGACACGAATTCTCTATCTCCATTATGTAATTTTTGGACAACAGTCTATTATATCTTTCATTATTATTAAGAGTCCCACCTGGAAATTAACCGCTTTTTACATTCTATTGACAGCTCCATTGAATGAAGTTCCATTACAAACGTACTGAAAGAAATGTTCTAAATCCAGTGTCCCTTAATTTTATGCTAATTGTTACAACACATATCAAATGAGAACAAATTAACATTCaaaataaatcaaattaatgaaattaaactTATTAATACTCAACAGTTATCAAGTTTTATGAATTAAGAAAATTTTTGTTTAACAAGAACATCTTAAATAAgtaattaattactaatataTATTCCTTTTAAAACAAGCAcatttatatgaaaatattcaaaattttaataatttctcaattttcCATGACACATTATtccaatattaaattatatgtaaGACAAAATATGAAGAATTACGTCATTTTCAGGAAAACTAATCATTTTTTATAGTAGGGAAACAAACTCAAAAAAAtgttttgtaataaaatttctatacTTGACTTCAAAACTGTTTACGAtttcaaaaaaatgaaaaatgtttacaaagGTAAAGCAAAAATCACAATTTTCTATTGAAGGAATAGTCTATAAATTCtagaaaatttttatcaaaacatatttttctttttctatactTTGACATACATTCTAATATGTAAATGCACATATAAACTTTTGTGTCGATATAGATTATTAGCGTAGTTGTATGTACgtataatattgtatatatacaatatataatatgtattactTATGTTATATGTAAGTGCATACATACGATAATACATATATGATGCAACGATCAATAGTCGGACATTTCTCGAAGCTTCCTGAAACGTTGTGATTACCTATGCTCTGCGCATACTCGCAGATAAATACAGCCAGTGGACGATGCCTTTATCAGTGTTTCGTTAGCAACTAAGCAGTGAAGATCGCGAGTTTGTgcgaatttaacgaaatttcatTGAACAAGAGTATCCTGTTACATACCTTGGTACATTACCACTAATCAAGCTAAATCATCGCAAAATGTCTTTGGCACCATTGCTGTTTTCTGACTGGTGGGAAACTTTGGATCGCCCGCACAGTCTGCCACATCAAAATTTCGGATTGGGTCTCTATCCGGAACAATTAATGACGCCAAATCGATTGGGATTATATCTACAACCACGGAAAAGGAATGCTTACCTTAGCAGACCATTGGCTGAACTATTCCATAACAACGATAGAGGCACCTCGACTGTTCAAGCAGATAAGAACAAGTTCCAAGTGATGCTCGATGTTCAACAATTTGAACCAAACGAAATTGACGTTAAGGTTGTCGACAACTTTGTCATCGTTACCGCAAAACATGAAGAGAAGCGCGACGAACATGGTTGGATTTCTCGTCAATTTGTTAGAAAATATTTGATTCCGGAACAATGTGACATCGATCAAGTCACATCGCAGTTATCGGCAGATGGTGTCCTTAGTATTAACGTTCCAAGAAAGGAACAAAAAATTGTAGAAAACGAACGAGTAATAATGATAGAACAGACTGGTAAGCCAGCAATGCAAATGAAGCCACTAAAGTGGCAACAACAGAAACAAactgaagaaaaagaagagaattaAAAGTTCCATTATTATCATATTCTACCTCTAATGATAAAGTTctaacatttattatatttcctATTTAATATAACAATCGTGTATGTATCGTTCGATATAAACTATATCGAACAACATTGTTATACTCTAGTCGTTGCATTtacattaattattatattaataacttataacttataacttaacttatattaataatataagttATTAATAGGTAATTATGTTAATAAGTATTACTAGTATGTACTTCATTTTCGTTTTGTAAATACGTGAATACGAATTATCTGCGAGtatgtaaaatttatatattttttttgttaATAAATTTGTAAGTAAATAGTACTATACCAGTCTCATGAGTTTTACtttttaattgttattaatccTTAATTCTACTCTCAATCctaaaataatacaatttttaaaagcGGTGTActtctctttattttttatgaaaGCCTTTGGTTTcttatgcatttttatattttctaagaTCATAAGTAGTTgtgtagaaattttataataaaatagttttttTATCTTTATCCGTAAAAAATGATAGGTAACAATAAGCAACTAACTCGTCACGTTCTCTGTGATGTTTTATtggctttatttatttaacaaataaattagAAATGTAATCTATCTTGCATTTAACACTATATTTTACTATGGAATGctggaaatttatattaatatcttttgttagcaaatataaaattatgaaataaactTTCTATTACATTACATAACAAACATTGTATCTCAACTCTCTATATATGTTTAACACGACCTTCttgcttgaaataaaatttcgatactTAATGATTTTGTTGTTTCCAAAATGGAGAAACATAACCAAGTTActgttatatgtacatatacttcTGCAATGTGTATAACACAATCAATAAGATGTGAAAAATAAGTTTAACGGAATCTGATGTAACCTTTATGTTACGACGTAGTCGGATGCCATAGCATACTCCTATTGCCTATAATATTATCTGAATCAATTTCATTCCacacaaaaatttattttttcttaagtTAAGCTTGATAACTTTCATAATAGTTGGAAAGATTAATTACACCGTCCGAGCGAATATAAGGAATACAAGTGATATAGGTGACTAAAAAGCATTATACAATTTGTATAATAtgtgtacgtacatatattatTTACTCATACACAATCTTCAAATTTTTAATACACATAGAAAATACATTTTCATAAGTATCTGCACACACTAAAAAGCAGGTAAAAatactaaatatatatacaaaatcGATTGCTTTTATTGCTTTTGCTTTATTTTCAGTAGTTCGTCGTCTTCCATCGCTTTTCCCGTTTCTTCGATTTCAATGGTTTTTTCTCGCTTGCTTTCAACAGTTTCTGGCCTTAACGGTGCTGTTATTGTTAAAATACCATCCGTAGACAAAGTACTCGTAGCCCTTTCAGGATCACATTGATCTGgtactaaatattttttaacgaaatgtCTGGAGATTAGACCGTGATCGTCTGCTCTGTCTTCGTGTTTTCCTGTAAAAATAACATTCTATAAACCTCTTAATGTCTGGAGATTAGACCGTGATCGTCTGCTCTGTCTTCGTGTTTTCCAGTAAAAATAACATTCTATAAACCTCTTAATGTACAATATCGtaacaattattaataattgtagATAATTTTTTTAAGACTCGGTAGCAGTCACTTCTATAGATGCTAATATTACACCATAAAAGGGACAAAcgatatataattttctttttaacatttttaaattcGGGATATTAATTAAATGTATCTTAAAGACACTTACCCTCTACAATAATGAAATTGTCAACGACTTTGACAGCCatagttccgcctgggcaggcgacctaaacggatgtgcgaaacagtgctccagtgaaagtgcggcaagagggaagagaaagggacaaagtaaaCGCCAAAAatcgacaaaacgtggaatcatgcagattccaccaataaaaatagttaattccggtgaaacatatttcataaataaagctacagattctacatatgtagagaaaaaagatgatattatggaaacaacacaatccgacggggagcaaaacataccaatacaccaggaagaaagttggacggtggcaacctccagcaaaaaacggaaggtaaccccgctcgcaagcgcgaggaaaattgatacatatgaaaaaaaagaatggctacaagatatcaagctgcacaatccattcagcgcactgccagaagaggcagcaacggacccaacggaaagtccgacaaaccgtattcccaaaccaccaccgata
Encoded here:
- the LOC126918402 gene encoding protein lethal(2)essential for life-like; the encoded protein is MSLAPLLFSDWWETLDRPHSLPHQNFGLGLYPEQLMTPNRLGLYLQPRKRNAYLSRPLAELFHNNDRGTSTVQADKNKFQVMLDVQQFEPNEIDVKVVDNFVIVTAKHEEKRDEHGWISRQFVRKYLIPEQCDIDQVTSQLSADGVLSINVPRKEQKIVENERVIMIEQTGKPAMQMKPLKWQQQKQTEEKEEN
- the LOC126918410 gene encoding uncharacterized protein LOC126918410 translates to MNKRMFLIAVLLTVLVNKGDSLYCYRCNSNQPGCGTPLNWLWYWGETCPEYDDKCIKIIERKGAETMITRDCLSSVRSFRKDIPADRYEGCRPAAKDVQLGHYVNNSIWQLDIHRDYYDEVTWCFCYFDHRCNNADNITVSTVLLLLGIIIQQFATRNVF
- the LOC126918415 gene encoding heat shock protein 27-like, producing the protein MAVKVVDNFIIVEGKHEDRADDHGLISRHFVKKYLVPDQCDPERATSTLSTDGILTITAPLRPETVESKREKTIEIEETGKAMEDDELLKIKQKQ